GTCATAATTAATTCATGCAATTACACCTAATTAGGTACTGTATGTGGACCACTCAGGATAATTAATTATTCTTATTCTCTTCTCTAGAGAGATTAGCTAGGGGAATGTGATTTTTGGTTGACATGGACCATTTGGAATATTGGACCTAATTTGTGCAAAAAACAGAAGAATATTGTAAAAGGAGATAGGTTCTGCAGTGtgtaagtaaaaaaaaaaaaggattctCTTATGATCCTTATCTCCATTAGGTGTAGATCCAAATTTAGTGGACCATGCATTGGTTTGTCAATGTGTAGGTGCATGAACTGTCCTAGGAAATTCTTGTTTTGTTACTGGtgtgaaaatcattttttcatatatttgtaatatataataatacagtaacttctatatttttttcaattcaaaGAAATTGAATGCTTTTCTATATTAGACTTCATTATTATAagctttatttattatttattatgaatacATAACAGAAACAACGTTCAAAGTATAAGACTTGCATTAAAATACTCAGAAGTCGGAACACTAAATAGAGGACAATGTACTAAAAGTAATAAGTTGATGCTGCTGCACAAAGAATTGTCTATAGTTGATGATGTTATTCTGTCTAACTAATGTTCCTAACTTGAGGGTCCCCATAATACTGATTTATACAAAGTTTCAATTCTCTAAGAAGAAAAGTAAACATTGTTTGATGAGACAAAATAATACCATAGTAGTATTTTATGACTGAATGCGGCCGGCCGTCGTGAATAAGCTgctttttttgggtacatgatTGTTAAATTCACAACAGCTGAGATATAGCAAAGTGgttttataaaattgttttcCACAGTCAAATATGAACAAATTTGAAAATGTAGGCAAATAAGTTGGACTAACAATACACCATTTGTATGAAATTAACTAATCAATTTTCGAATTAACAGATGCATATGCATATGCATCTACTCTGTGTATCAAACTGCATTATTCTTTGATAATTTGGTTCCCCTTTCCAATTCTAAATGAAATCCTCAATGTCGAGCATCAATCTAAAATGGTATGTTATATGAGATATGATTGATCACTTTGTGAGTTGTGACCACTTCAAATTACACTTCAAACAATAAAGTCGGTGTAGACCGCTATACCGCTTCCCAATATACTATGCACAAGAATATCTTTACAAGCATATTAACATTCATTTGATACAACCATATATCTTGTTCTACAAAGTAGGGTATAAGGTACTATCTGATGATAACAGATATAAATTGAGTGGCCGGGTATCCTTTGTAATCAAATGCTGACATCTCTGGACTTTGGAACTCGGTTACAATCTGTCGGAGCCCAACCAATCAACTGCTTCTCATTGTCAAATACCATCACTTTGTCTAGCATGGATATGTCTGCATGAACAAGAGGAGGGCTTTAATAATGCATAAATTCATCAAGACTTATAGCGAAAATGATAAAGCACAAAAAAGTGGACAAAAGTAGTACAATTGATAATATCCATAAACGAGAATGAGCATTAGACGAAAAGAGAGTAACATGGTTACCTCCGATTAGGTTCAGACCCTCCATTCCTACTTCAGAGCCGTTTAGAATACCCAAGCAAACATTTCCCATGTTCTGGAATAACAATTTATAAGCATTAACACAATAAAGGTATCAGTTACTTGTGAAGTTAtcatatcaataaaaaaaaacaatcttgATTCTTGAAGAAATCGATTAGTTGGGACTTGACTCACCGATATAATCAGATATGCTTCAGGAGGGATTTCGAATTGGGCTTTCATTCTCCCACTGCTCGGGAAACCAAGCGCAATAGGCTTGAAGTATTTTCTGACTTCATATACACTTCTGAAAGGTCTTTTtccataccaacacagagggaGAGTTTGGTCTTCAGGTGCTTCTTTTATGGGCTTTCCAGCTAATTCCTTCGTCAACTATATATGGAAATCGAATGAAAGACCCGTGTCAATATTTTCTTGTATTACCGAAGAACTAAATAATTTTTCCTCTTCTTTATACAGTTCAAACATTATAtgatgagattttttttttgacaaaattatatgATGAGATTTATGCATTACAAAATGCTTGAAATTGGAAGATATAGTGAAAATTGCTTTCAACTGACCCAAGAAATTAGTGCTTGATAAGCGTTAGAGTTGAAGTAAGTGTAAGAACTCCCAGTGTCAAAAACAGCAAGAAGGTTTCCAAACCCAGTCCTCTTCCCTCCAAAAGTGAGTTCAGCTGCCCCTGCCGAGTAATGTTTGCTGAGAAAAATCACAAATTAGTAGAAAGAAATATGAATATCATTACAATAAATGTGGATCTGACTTGTGAAGATGTACATACGAATCTCTTGATGACATTGGAGTCCAAGCCAATCGAGAAGAATCATAAACATCTCCAAAGAAGATGTATCCTCCTCCTTGTGCACTCAAACAATGTCCAACAACATTTCTCACCAAACCCTGACTATTCAACTGTGATATCAAGCTGGATTTTCCCCTGCCAAGGCCAAGCATTCCATCTACGGGGTGGTAGGACGAATCTGGAAAAATCTGATCATATCCACATCTGCagaaagtaacaaaaaaaattgtattagaTAACAGAATTTTTACTTCTTAATCAAAGAGTATGTGTATGGTATAAATATAATCATCATGCAACAATTGTGCTTTTCTGAAACAATTCTAGCAGAAAAGATATATTTAGACTGAAATACACATTGGGCCTGTtagaattgacttatttgagcttatctaccgACATAAATACTTGCGAGACTGTTTGAAAGATTAATGGAAACAGtttgtccataagttgttttcagcatattttcattagttcttcatgatagcttatgaaaacaacttacgGTATGTATGAAAACagattgactttattttattttttgttatagaaataatttatacataaacacttatatgataagcgttTGTGCAATCTAAACAAGACCATAGACTAAGGAAGTAAAAGTGATTTTAGTTCGAGGTTGTTAAGCATTAAGGCTAGGAAAGGGTGACAAAGAGTTACTAACCCAAGTGCCATACGAACTTTAAGTTGGACCCCATTTGTAAAGTTGAGAACATAGACATCATTAACAAGTACACCAAGGGATGAATAATGATCTGCATACTCGACTTCATAATCACACTGATGCTCGACTTCACAGTCATAGTTATCCGACTGATGCACGGATGCACACATGGGATGTCTGCAGGGGACCAAGTCATTGCTAGGCCGGTAAAGCGGATGGGGCGTCTGAAAAATCAGCAACAAATATTAAAGATTAATTTTGATagaattttttaatcaaacagaTTCTATATCATATATCTATCTCAATATCTTGTCTAGAATCCAATCTCATTTCAATAAAAAGGTTTTGCAATTCAAAGCTGTTAATTTGCCTggtaatttttaatattttcaatcAATGAGTGAAGTGAGAACCTGAGAGCAACGGGAGCAAGGTGCATCACATTGAAGCCATGTTAGGTCACTACCCGTGTCAATGTCAAGAAAATATGGCCTTGGTGGGTGCCCAATGCTGAGAGTCACATTATAAAACCTGTAAATGTTACAAGTAAGAATGAATTGTATTAGTGTGGAACCCataatcaatcaatataatatCTAAGAAGCACCGAATCACAGACACCTGACACATCGGTAAGaaacaataatttgagaaaataatataatcgaATGTAAGTACATATAACAATGTTGTGTCAGACACCAATAAATGTCGAACACCAAACACACCTTCAATCTGAGCTATCGATTCTTTGTTTAATAATTACTCTTTTCgaggaataaaataaaagaacaaaacatTGAGAGGGACAGGGCCCAAATAACAAAAGGCATGAAAGAAAGCAACataggagaaagaaagaaaagcatAAAGTGAAactgaaggaaaaaaaacagcAACAAAGAGAATGTAAACAAAGGAAATTCCTTTTACGTACCCAACAGGGTAAACATTTCCATGAACCGGGAACACGACCGATGAACCAGAACGAAAACGGTTTAAGAATGAAGGCGACAAcgacgacgatgatgatgatgatgaagaggatTGTTCATATGGAAGAATTGAGTTTCTTCCATTTGCagttgaaattttgtttttgctacTACCAAACCAAGCTAAAGAAGTAGATGAACTCAACAAGAGTAGAACAATGAAgaatcccaatttttctaactTCATTGTTTCTCAATTGAAGCTATTAATGTGATTGGAGAAAACTGTGACTATGTTTTGGGTACGTACGTTatgtgtttgatgaaatgcgtGAAAGAAATATAACAAGGCTTTTTAAATCACGCGGTGTATGTCCGTAGTAAAAGCATTGCTTGAATAATTAGAAGTGGGATTTCTTCTAATGCATGCTTTGCAAAGGGTTCTTATTCTTTCCTTACTCTTATGAACACTCCTCCAcacataaatattttaaaaaattatttaagtatATAGTTggagtgtattttttttttttattatttatgtataTTGAAGTGAGATGTATTTTATGTTAATAAAATCTTGAGTACATATTCTTACTTCATGTTCTAAACAAGTTTGTTTCATCatcatttataaaaatgaaGTTTGTTTCATACTTTCATTTTATATAAGTATTTTTTAACACATaagtttctttttgttttaagaaTTGAGTCAGCTTTAGTATACAAATTGTTTCTatcataaattttaaattatgagATAGGAAGCCACTTTGAGAAGAATATATATAGGGTAAACTTGGAGTTTAGTCTAGCAAGTATGACACTATTATTTAGTCTCCAAAACTATATATGTTGTTGCTTGATTTCAAAGTTAGTCGAATAAATCAGTCGATAGCTTTAAAtagttttgatatttttcttaCATGATTATGTCGATGTAGGAACTTTGTTCCTCGACTGCGAGTTTTTTAATTACTCTAAAAAGTCGGATGATCAACGTtaaaaataattagtaaaatgtgAAGCGTCCAACTTCTATCGGCCATTACATTTTGGCCAACCACAATTACAATGTAATTGTCGGTAATTTCGTTAGTTCACGTACATTTTCTTTAATGGTGTAACTGAATGTGGCTTGCTTGTCTCACGTACATTTCCTTCTTTCTCTAGTTGTCGTGTCTTcgattatttttatattaacttaGTGAATTTGAAGATAAAGATTAACTTTCTTTGCTTAACAACCTGTATTGAGTTGAAACAACGATTTGTTTTAAAATGACTTGTTGAGGAAAGTTCGACTTGACCTGCCACTAATACGACTCATATCCTTCATTCAACTATAAGTCGTATTCTGTTAACACTTCTTAATAATTTTGGGTATAaacatatatgaaaataataaatactgTAATGCTTAAACTATATGAAATCCGTTAAGTTATTCCCTAACGGATTTCATGTCAATATTTAACAGCATGGACTAATTTGATGAATTTCATGACTAACTTAAAGTTTAAGGAACCAAGTAGGAGAAAGAGTGATATTTAGAGGTGCCCGGAAGGTTGGCTTGGATGTCATGACAATAGGGGGCAGGGTGTCCCAAAAACCTTTTCCACCCTTTCTTGGGATTCAAGAGTAGATCTCTTCATGgactttatattaaaaattaaaaatttaaaatgttaatGAACCAATGCAATGTTTCCTTGAATGATTAATTTCAACAAGACATGCAATTATATATCTATGAAAATTGGGTTGAATACTTATACTTGTGAACTTTTATtgcaaaaaaatgaaaaggtcATAATAATAGTTCGTAGGCTTTGACATGTAGATGAGACAGCTCAAAATACAAAGTGGCAATAGGTGAAAGCTAAACCCTAATATTTGATAGTGTAAGCATCTCAAAAGTATTATAGGAATAAGAAGTTATTAGATTGTGTGTAAAATTGTGAGTTGATGCAAAAGTAAAGTATATATAACAGACAGTTCAAAAGTAAAGTATATGCCACTGCATGATCTATATGTATTGTATGGGGGTGTATGTACcataattgttattgttatttttggCTTCATCCAATGATTATGATTCACTTATTGAAGTAACATGAGGATTTTGTCTAAGACACCTGGCATTAATAGAACacacatatataaaatttgtgACCATGAAGgacaaattaaaatttcaatttgatGAAGTCCTCTTCTGTTTCATTCATTAATGATGGAGTTGCTGAATATCTTTTACAATGATatatgagaatttttttttactctacCAAAATACCCTTATCCAAAATACCCTtacaaaattaccaaaatacccTTATTCACTGCtcaagtagcggacgttataaaaatgagaaatttgaccaaaaaaacacTCTActaatatgaaattttcaagattttacacATCATCTATTTAAGTAGCTAAAGGGTAAAACCATAAATTAGTAGTACGCGCGAGAATGTGATAGGAAGGCAAAAGAAAACCTCATGATATATAAATCATACACATGCTTGCAAGAGGTCCACATATATAAAGGAATACTATATGATAAAATAGAAGGACAATGTTAAGCATTTGCTGACTTTTGCATTGACAATATGTTACAAGGACacaacaaaaaataagaaaaatcttAGCAATAGTGACAGTACTTCAATATAAGCCAAGCCACAAATAACCCAAAAAATATAAGTTAACAAAGACATATCATACTATTGTTCCAACACAAAGTGACTATACATAAAAGTTTGTTGTGCCTAACCATATATTGACAAAAGTGACACAATTGGTTTAAGATATTTCAAGAGGTCAAttgaagaacaaaagaaaatgattCTTCCACCGACCCAAAATTCACAATCTAGTCCTTGCTTTGCTTCCATTGTTTAAGCCAACATAATTATTAGCATGATAAAGTATGTAAGTAATTCGGTATCATTTAAACAGAATAAAGAAAATGTTAGTACAATTTTTTCAACATATTAAAGAGTTGTGTTCTTTAAGCGATGTATGTATTCATTCAAAGACAGACATTTGTTGCATGTACTATACTAAGTTAAGGATCTTCCACTGATGTGTTGAGACTAATACTATATATGATtgagaaaattgatatataagTTGAGTTTTAAGACACTAATAttctcattttctttatttttagctGAACCAACACTGATTATTCGAGTTCTAACTCATTTTTACGATGTTGACCTGTAAGATTGCCACAAATGAATAGACTTTGATAATCCATATAGACTAATCCATGAAATAGATCTATTGATCGAAACTTTgaactaaataattaagagatTTAAGTATCTATTACTTATATCACATAATTTTGACATTAGTGTCACTTTTTATAAATTCAAAACTCATCTTATCGACTCAACgtgccatttaaaaaaaaaaatcccataaaataatcaaaaaatatatactaatgTCTACTTCGTTAAATATAAAATTcgattgaattttttctttcttcttttttataagattctCTTTGAACTTATAActacattaatatttgtttacGAACACAAGTTTTCTTTAAGCAATCAAATAACGTGTGTTGCACATAAATAATACTAGAAGGACAATCCTCAATCAAACCAATATCCAAAGAAGATAAAACAAATTTAGCTAAAAAATGAGCGACTATATTAGCACTACGCTTAACATGACTCAACGAAAAGCGATGAAAACGAGGGTTAAAACTACTCCTATGTTTGATTTCACATTTAAAACTATTAGACTTGATTATGAAAGTGTTAAACTAATGTTGACATGTTTAGTTGCTCTCGAGTGGAATTGACTGTCTTGATAATTAATTCCAACTTGAAGCTATGATTTGTAATTTTTAGTCTTAACGTAGATTTGCAGATCTACGTTTGAGTTTGTCCAAACATCACAGAAAAAGCTGGAATCGcgtttggagaaaaaaaaaaaaaactcacgtTTGGACCATCAAAAGGCGTAACCAAACTGACACTATaacttttgaaaaaatcacGATAGATCATCGCAATTAGTAGAGCACTAGAGTCAAAGAAAGGAAAAGGACCAAAAGATATCCAGTATCTAGATTTCGTCAAAAAGACTATGAGAAGGACAAGTATTGCAGCAAAGCAAGGTGTGAAATGTGAATGTCACAACACAAagcaaatcaaaatcaaaagaaacCAAATATGCTTCCACTAAAGCTGGTTCGTTCTTTGATCTTAGGTGAAACCATCAACAACAACCCTCACTttctaaaccaaaatcaccatCAACATGAACAAGAATCATCATCCaatgaaacaacaaaaacaagaacaagaagaagaagaagaaaaacaagattaaaaaaaagacCAGGTCTTTTGTTTCTCCCAACAAAAGAAATCATAACAAACACATATAAACTTGCAACCATTGCAAGAGATTTAGGAATGAATTTACATCCAACACCATCACTTTCTCACATCATTTTCTCAAACTCATCTTCAACACCATcaacatcttcttcttcaccttCAACACCATCTACTTCTTCTTTCTCTGTCTCTTCAGCTTCTTATTCTCTCTTAAACGACGCCGTTCCTATTCCTTTTCCTTCTTTCGCTACAGCGCCATTGACCCATCTTCGTTTTTTTGTTACCCTTTTCCCACGCGCCTTCAAGCTTGTTCTTTTCAGCTCCGATGGAGATTCTGACGCTGTTGGGTCATGTGGTGGAGGTGTCAGTAACTGGGATTGTGGTTCTGTTTCTCTCTGTTCTCGGGTCACCGGAAACCGGGTTGATACTATGGACGAGTTTTGCCGGATTCTTGCAGGGAAAGGTTGGACCTTTTTTAAAACCAAAGAAAACCCTTCGGTGGATTATCACGGCGGTGGAGGTGGTGGCAATGGTGGTGGTGTTTATCTTTTTAGGAAGGTGGATGTGAACCGGGTTCGGGTGGGTCGGGTTGGAACACCTGATGGAGCATGCAGAATGAGGGAGCTGAGATTGCCCTATTTGGATTTTGAAAATGCTCCTTTGAGGATTTTGCAGTATATTTTGTTGATGACTGATGATATATTCTGTTTGGcatgaaaataatttgtaagtgtttttataagtttctgctttcaattttttttatctgcTTAGgcctttttgtttttcttttggttaaAGAAAAGTAGAATTTTCCTTCAATGTGttgattatttttgaatttggGAGGTTTTGGATGATTATTACAAGACATAGACAACAAATAAGGCTTTTTATGTGTTGATCGATTGCATTATGTGGTGTTTATGGCTCTGGTTGGTAAAAAATAGTGGATAGCTGATAACCTAGCTTATAGCCGATGAGCTTATAGCGATAaactagcttttagcttatagcgaattGAAACTAATCCTTCATTCCAtattttttgtagtttaaagtttttagaaacaaattaagaaatggtGTATATTTGTACTGCAATACCTTtaaatttatgatttaattGTTTTACAATTCTCACTTTTCAACAAAGGGAGTGTTGAAATGCAAATGATGATTTAATGGAAGGGTCAAAGTGATTCATTCAATCTCTTAACTTCATCATCTATGTGTTGTATTGGATTCATAAGATGGTGAAGGATTTTCCATGGAGAGAGTGAAATACTGAAATCCTATGATTGTTAAGGATTTTCCACTCCATTGAATAATGCACATGATTTGGCTATGGAGAGGCTGGTGGAAGGAAATGAAGCTAAAGAGGTTTGTTACTCTGAAGAGCTATACAGTTCCAATGATGATAGTAGCAAAGTTGCATTTGGTATGTGATATTCAAATCAAAGATGCTCGAGCTATCATGGATTGATTTCACTGTTGAATTTGAAAGAAgttatttatgattctcaaCAAATAAGGACTATTCTATGTCCTGTAGATTTGAGGCTATTAATTGATGATGCTGGTGCCCACTTTTTGTGTGTCTTAAGAGCTGCAAGAGATTTTATAGTTTACTGCACTGATCTATAATTGCAGCTACCTACAGTTAGGTTCATTAATCTATCATATCAATGAATGTTTCTTTAATAGGAAAACATGTTGCATACTATATCTTAATACTGTGGAATCACTGAATACTACTGGGTCTTCTGCTGAATTGAGATGAAATGCACCCATTAATGCCCCCACAAAAGCATAAGCAGTGGCAGAATTGGTTGTGTACTTGTTAGAATTAGAAGCACTTTTAGACATTAATTTTTTAGGGTAACCATTTTGTAACTCTTTATATGGTATTGTAGAAACTAATCTCATGTGGGCAAATATATATTTGTCTCTTACAacatatatttttgcttatGTGCATGTGACCAGAGATTAAACTTCTGATCAAATTACTAAATATGACTAAATGACTCAAGCATCTACCGCTtgtgttaattaattatttttttagtgaactATACCCTAAGCCATTAATGTTGAGAAGTCTTGAATGTGCGTTTATCACCTTCAAACGTGAGATTTTATGGCATTTGAAGGATGTTTAGAAATCGGTTTTCTTTTTCTCCTAAgaaattgatttaaaatgtgATCTTTTTGAAATCAATTCTAGTTGAACTTGAAGATACTCTATATAGCTTTTGCTCCagctaaaattaaatttatggaAGTCACCTGTTTACAACATTACCCTCTTCATGCGGGTAAAAATACAGGCGCTTCTCAttttgctaattaaaatgagaTGACTCTGAAGGCTTAcatttgtcaagtagtttaatggGTAGAGAATTTAGATTCGAACTTAAACCCTACAACATCCTTACACGTATCAAGTGAAGAATACTTACGAGACTTTTGGATTTCTTTCGCATGTAAACATGTTACATTTctcattcaatattttttttatatccatattaaa
This portion of the Trifolium pratense cultivar HEN17-A07 linkage group LG3, ARS_RC_1.1, whole genome shotgun sequence genome encodes:
- the LOC123918327 gene encoding aspartic proteinase Asp1-like; translation: MKLEKLGFFIVLLLLSSSTSLAWFGSSKNKISTANGRNSILPYEQSSSSSSSSSSLSPSFLNRFRSGSSVVFPVHGNVYPVGFYNVTLSIGHPPRPYFLDIDTGSDLTWLQCDAPCSRCSQTPHPLYRPSNDLVPCRHPMCASVHQSDNYDCEVEHQCDYEVEYADHYSSLGVLVNDVYVLNFTNGVQLKVRMALGCGYDQIFPDSSYHPVDGMLGLGRGKSSLISQLNSQGLVRNVVGHCLSAQGGGYIFFGDVYDSSRLAWTPMSSRDSKHYSAGAAELTFGGKRTGFGNLLAVFDTGSSYTYFNSNAYQALISWLTKELAGKPIKEAPEDQTLPLCWYGKRPFRSVYEVRKYFKPIALGFPSSGRMKAQFEIPPEAYLIISNMGNVCLGILNGSEVGMEGLNLIGDISMLDKVMVFDNEKQLIGWAPTDCNRVPKSRDVSI
- the LOC123918451 gene encoding uncharacterized protein LOC123918451, which produces MSQHKANQNQKKPNMLPLKLVRSLILGETINNNPHFLNQNHHQHEQESSSNETTKTRTRRRRRKTRLKKRPGLLFLPTKEIITNTYKLATIARDLGMNLHPTPSLSHIIFSNSSSTPSTSSSSPSTPSTSSFSVSSASYSLLNDAVPIPFPSFATAPLTHLRFFVTLFPRAFKLVLFSSDGDSDAVGSCGGGVSNWDCGSVSLCSRVTGNRVDTMDEFCRILAGKGWTFFKTKENPSVDYHGGGGGGNGGGVYLFRKVDVNRVRVGRVGTPDGACRMRELRLPYLDFENAPLRILQYILLMTDDIFCLA